TCCACAGCCTTGGTATCTACCTTTTTAACATCTCCGTAGAAAGTTGCGTTCAGGTCTGCCCCGCCCATGTGGTGTTGCAGTGTGAGCCGTCTACCAGTGTGCTTAGCAAGGTAAAACCTGTAACataaaaacaagaacaatgtGGTTATTTAGAAAACTCACTAAACTGAGCTTCCATGTGTTTAGCAAAACTTTAACAAACATAAAATCATTACCTACTGAAGACTTCAAAGGCATGTCTGGGAGAAGGGGGGATGGTGCATTTGGGTGTAGCAGACTGAGTAGGCCAGTAGCCGGTAGTGAGGACCCTTACTGTAAGGTCTACCCCACTTAAAGACGCCTAGAAGAGATGAATGTTTTTTGTAATGATCAGTTCATTACCATTTTTTCAAACAAAAGGGAAGATACTGATATGTTCATTTGTCAGAAGggtatttgacattttttgtttttttacaggtgTTTGGCAAACTGCTTAATCctgcttgtttgcggtcctccaaaccagtaggtggcgcctcgtaatatacagagtccgttcaggccgcggtaggaccgcgttgtgcgtttttttgtcccatgtcgcgccccgtaaaccggaagtagcacatcgccaACCGGAAGTaacatgtcgctaaccggaagtatcacgtcgctagccggattcgctagccacatttgcgttcacacctgagccacatttaagcatatccggctagatccacctctcgtaggtggatctagccggattgaaatcaaactggatacagccagattcgaggtgttcacactcagaaaaaaaacatctggatacatctggatgcggccctaatcccgctttagccagatttatttccccagagTGAACGGGGGAAAGAGAAACTTTCTGGCTTACAGATGTGGTTTGTATGTGTTGCCGGAACTCATCCATTGTAGTGTTGGAGATGCTCATATCTCTGAACATTCCTTCCAGTTTTGATGTAAACTGACAGCCACATTCTGTCTGCAAACGAAAAAGACAGAATAATGAGGTGAACATGTTGACAGTCGTATGAGAATCGATGCAACAGGGTACGAtataactttttaaaaattcCTTTACCTTCAGCTTAGAGATCATATTCTTTTCGGAGTCATCCGAGACGCTCTTGTTGCTAAGCAGCCGACGGCCCAGATGCTGTTTATAGTACCTTTCAAAAACATCCTTCTCTTGCATAAACCTGAACAGCACCATGGCTTTGTCAAGAATCGTCTCCACCTCCTGTTCTGTCAACTGGGGGTTAAAAAAGACAAGGCAATGTATAGTACAGCTCAAACATGTgcctgcaaaaaacaaaaattctaAATGTGCTGTACAGCTGCTTAAACAATGTTTTCTAAGAAGCCACATACCCCTTTGACTCCCTTCTTGAGCTTATCATCGATGAAGAGTGACAGGTACTCTGGTGAGCGGGAGTTTAGGTTAAGGAAATACTCAAAGTCTCCAGCTATGGTTTGTTTGAAGAGTCTGTCATTGTTAAAGGATTCAAGGAGGAAGTGATCAAATCTTGTCTTCAAGTCCAACAGACCCTGTTGAGGAGGAAGTCGCAGAGAGACgatgtcatttattttaaatttataaGTCTGTACATGTTAACTTGTGTTCCTCCAGCACACCTGAATATACTCGACAGGGTTCTTGCCCTCTCCCTCTTCTGACACTAGAGCCTTGCCTTGCTCTCGCAAGTAAGCACTCATACACTCGCACATTGTTTTCAGGCCATTTGGCACACGACTAAACAGCTTGTACATGCACGTCAGATCTGAGAGTGAAATAACAAAAATTATTCAgtgcatgtttatttcttcGAAATGTAAATGCAAGGATAATCCAGTCATGGTTTTACCTTCTGTTTTGCCATTCTTATGCATATGAACCAGCCCAGAGTTCTCCATCTCCACAATGGTCTTCATGTGTTTAGAAATGAGCTCCCTTTCCACCacctttacaataggctcttcTGTAGATTTGTCCAGACAGTGCATAACTCGCTCAATCTCTTCATTGATTCTGGCCTCCACCTTTTTTATGTAGACACTGGCACTGTTTTCTGCTAAGAACTTTTGGCTCTCCATCTGGAAACAGAGTATATTTTCTATTACAAAgttttttatgtaatttagaaaacagaaagcacaaagCACCTTCACCTACCTGAAAGAATTCAGCTGACATATCTAAAAAGGGGCCTTCGAAGTCCTCTTCATACACAGATCTACCGTCTAGACCAAGAATCATCAGCATCTGGCAGGCATTTCTGATGGCTCCTCTGTAGTAAATTGTAGTTTAGAAAAatgatacacacactcacaatatGCACCTCAACAGTGACAATAAACTTGAAGACGTAAAGCATGAGAAGTAATTCCTTTATACCTGTCCACAAACTCTCCTTTCCTCCCCTGTGCAATCATGTCCAGTAACGTCTGTCGTAGGTGGTCACGAATGCAGCCATAACGCACCACCTGGTCCCTGAATATGATGAGGCCAAGGTTGTACACATTCTCTACATTGTTTTGTTGAACATTGACCCTGTCCTAGTAAATGAAAGAACAGAGCAAAAAGAAGtttgtgttatatatatatatgccagAAAAGTGTTCGGTATACACTGTCAGATTCCAAAAAGACATCAGTCAGATATTTTAACAGAAAGAACATATTCTCTGGTGCATGTGCAGAATGGCCTTGCCTGGGTAGGCAGCATTACTAGTGTTACATAGTGTTCAGGCACAGTCCAGTTGCATTACTTGTAAATGCCcctgcaatttccccattgtgggactaataaaggtttcttaatcttaatcttacttCACTTCTGTCATGTAATAAAAAACCTTTTTATTAGTTATGGCCACCAGGGCCCACATTTATCAAAtgacaaacctttttttttgtaagtagCAGCAGGAGTCAAATAACACTTCTTCGGTGATGAGACAATGGAGATGCATTGAAGTGAAAACCAAAATCTGATATTGTTAATGAGGCAATCTGCAAACTGCCTGATAAAGGagcagcatccacacacacacacacacacataggccaAGCTCATTTCTAATGCCTGGTGTACACAGTGATTTTATTAACTGATGAATGTCCTGTCACTGTGGCATTCCCAGGGCAGAATATAGCATTTTGTACATTTCTACATGGTTAAGAGCACAAATAAATGACGTTTGGTGTTTAATACAATTCAAAATTTCTATGTTTGGGGTGCAGTGGAGTCAAATCGACTGCTGAAAGTGAAGGATAAAGTTCATAAACATCTACAAAAACAGGCACTGGCTTCAAATAAGGTAAACACACCTGGTGAGCATAAACCTGCTGCATTTATTTAGCTATCCTCCAGAGGTCAGCAACAACAAATACTCTCAGTGCACAGGCACCAAGTCTGTACAGCACAACAACAGAAAGCCAGCAGTCAAGGGCAAAGCAGGACAGGAAAGAGGAGAACATGCAACAAATGGACCCCAGGAGAGCTGTGGAGtctctgtgctgcatgtgtcATTGTTTAACTCAGACTACACTTCCACTTATCTCAAGGGCTCAATCACTCACATACACCCCCCACATACACACTTTGGACCTGGTACTGGCAAAGGTAAATCAGCTAGTCCTGCCAGTTTCCCAGCAAAACAAgtgaacacaacaacaaagcctCATTGTTGGGCTCACAAATAAATAGAGCCTTACATTCAAAGTCCAGAATAGGACGCAGGTGAAGGCTGGCTAGTGTTAGACACAAAAGGCCATTTCTTAAAAAGCACACAAACGGCAAACCAGCACCATATTCCACTTGCATGGCAACAAAGTTcattcatgttgatgaagattctcagtcatccaggtcattatacatagagaagattgaagcaaggcatctggacttgtagagtccaaagtccagatgccttgcttcaatcttctctataaAGTTCATTCATCCACTACATACGTACAACTGTTATTTATAGTACTGACAAACCTTGACAAGGCAAGTAAGAGCTTACTTACCATATACATAAGGATGGCTCTAATCATAACCATTGCAGTTTGATGATCATTCCAGGCCTGGTTCAGTGTTTGCAAAAAGTTGTTATTAAGGGAGTTTAAAACATCTTCCCGTACCTgaatagataaaaaaaagacatcaaaaTTTTTTGTTGTATCTAATAAACAAATTACATGTTTAGTTTTAAAAACTGTATTAGCAAAGTTTTTTCATGTAAAACTCCATTTAGTTTTAAAAACTGTAAAGTTTCTTTACTTTGTTGATGAGGTGCTCAGTGACAACCTCCCTCAGGCCAGTGTACAGCTTCTCCCCGTGCTTGTGGAGTACCATGGTGTAGGCATTCCTGTAAAGCTCCTCGAAGCTCAGtccactgttgttttttctctgaATTTCTTGGATGGCATTCTTCAGGAGGTCCCAGATGTTGTTCACATATTTCTCATCCATTGTCATCTGGTGAAGAAAGAAGGATAGATGAAGGATAAACACAGGTCCAATATTCTCCATGCTCTTTGAGGCTGAATGTATTGCAACATTTGGTATTAAACACTGCAGATTTCAAAACAGTTTTCCACTCAAAGACTGATGTATTTTGGCAGCTTATTCTCGTATAACTTTTGGTCTGAATGCAATAACATCACATCCACTATTAGCTTTGGTATTATCAACATATTATTCTATGACTGACACAGAGAgctacaataaataataataataactagaaaagcattttctgaagaaaatgcaagtttgattgctgcagctgaagcattgctttgaatgctgatgtgaaggattgcgctgaattgctggagaatttaatttgctgaaacacgattaagaatttaaaaagataaagctcttattttaaaaagtagaaaatctttgaacattaggaagatATGAAAGAAAGACTGCTGAatacaagaacagtatgaagtcactgaccttaaagaatagcctgtaaatataccatatgaaaggtctgaggctggaataataccataagactataagaagctcaggctgtgtgatttgaatatGGAAAAGTAGAGAGAGATGAATGatcatcaatatgacagatgtaatgtttacagtctgatcaataGAGTGTAAGTCCTCTGTAGgtgcctgtgaatgttttcctgtatccATGCCAACCTGTATGTTTATCacctgcccctaactgcagctctctctgtccccctccgaATGCGTTTCCCATTTAAAAACACCTCTAAACAacagctgtttttgtccaaactgaagccttcagacaaaaaatatggacaccgtcagaatcacaagaagttgctctacaacactgtaatttttatgtctatgatgtcaaagatgtggagatggtggcgagttagaaaatatggctgctctctttctctgtttttggttttacattatgtcctAAGTCTGACCGGCACTCTGACCGGACAGCTGGCagtacaggcaaaacggtttggtgttcagttttaagagtcacactgtcagaaagctaacgagtgttccttcgaactgatataaaaattatcccagttagatggaaggGGCAGGCCTGAGCACAGGTTAgagagattatttttttttgacatctcctcagcctctctccactctgctgaAGATTCCACCCACTCTGGCTCTCAACATTCCAcccaatacacactaatgttaaactcagaagagacctcaaaatcacttcatctttaatcaccTGCCATTTGAAGACAGtgctgaatttccaaattctgtatacaagttttgaagaccaagatgttagatgtattttaaaatttgaatggtttctctagcttgaaatttgtaggaggagtacTGTTTTTAAGGTTTAGATCTGATGTCTATCTTCTATGCTGTGCCAGATTAACAATGCAGGGTGTATGGTGCACAAGAGCTGAACGCTGAGGGGCTGGACAAGAACTTTGCCACCAACACCATGGGTGAGGCCTGAGTGATATTCCAATCACATTAAAATATCCTTTAAATAACTTTCAAACATCACACATCTTTTTCAATCTGTTTtaaacttacttacttactactcTTTGAGTACAAGGCTTTGACATGGGCCGGCCCTTGGCACTAATAAACGCAattcagacagcagcacagtgctGAACTGGAATTATTTGGAATGGACTAtaaaacaatcaaaaataattattatgaGATTATTCAACTATTTTTCCCAACAAAGTAATTACACtatctgttgttgtttatgttaTAATCGTGACATTTTCCTTGTGACTCTCCAGGGGTATTTATCCTCACCCAGACTCTCATACCACTCATACAGAAGAGCAGAGATTCTAGAGTGGtatgattacacacacaaagtccTCTTCAGCATCATACAGACAGCATAATGGCACTTTTGTCCATGCTGTACTAGTGGCTGTTGTCTAATGCACACTGAcggctgctgctctgttatcCTCGCCTGTTAGATCACTGTGTCCTCAGGAGGCATGCTGGTCTAGAAACTCAAAGAGGATGACTTGCAGTCAGAGAAGGGCTATTTTGATGGGGTCATGGTGTACGCACAGAACAAGGTAAGAGACAAAGGTCTATATATAGCTGGATTTTAACAGTGACTTCAGCTTTAATAATGTTTATGATGCACAAAGATGGAggtgaaatgtgtgaaaatgggGAGATAataatgtgctgttttgtttcagagacagcaggtggtgctgcagtggcgtaggaagaattaaaaatgtgtgtggggggggggggacaccttctgttggtgggtggtgaaaaaaagtacattagtatattatgaaatataatataataatatgaagtagttgcgatttcctgcggattttaacaggttgttaggctattttacctacagaagtaaacacttaatgactatttcagagacagattcaacaaaaactcattgattttaaaacatggtgacaaacagaaactaattccaagtgaaacaacagttttgtcaatcatactggtgctactacgctaacagattatacaaagcctccatatctgaggccttctctcatttacagagacaaaaaactggcaaatgtccctcatgtccacctgattgagttttcccgtcatcactcacctcagcaatagaacttcctctTCTGgccctctgactcactctcagtaccaACCTCAAATATGTAGAGTAGATAGATGGCGACAGATTGtgttttacttttcaattaacaaccaatataagtgagctttaaaatatatatatcatcaatgaaataacatcagcatgttgatttaacacagcggtcttctcatcatctgagtttcaaaaagttgttgggccatgaaccaaactctgcctaatgcagataatactgaaacactaaaaacactaacttacaaaaaagaatgcatgtctttatttttacttgcttataaaactgctgaattcacaacaaaccttgtgcatgtgtttataatgatgcactgccttatctgctacatcagtgtttccctgttcatataatgcaccactgtgtcctgacagttcatcacatgtattttattcttgctgataagaatacgaGCAGGTgcctatgtgcactggctaggcgaggctgaagctagcaggctaacaggagatAACCTGGCCTCAgtatatgggttaatgctgaaaacaactctaactctctgtgtctgtgggaatctcctcatgtccattgtgtgtgggagcagaaaaggcaaacaacgtctactgtaactgaaagtaaacagtagcttcctcccaacttttctaagctgatttaacatcaacctaacgtcacctggggccatgtgaccaagcagtaaggctttagcatgagcgGGAccttgtgggatgacactgacgttacctcctccagcttcgaccaggactgacggttctctttgcgGTGTTACACCCTCGCccgaagaaaccactggcttAGTTAGCTCCGTTACTATAGAAACGGTAtcgcagcgctgtggtaaccaagaaaatatGGAGTGGTTTTCAGcagtgaggttattctcttatgaatcaagtggaacggagttttttcGCGAgtaatcgaaacagcgttaggtggagtttcctactcagtacatttggtggtggtggtgggggcacGTCCCCCTCAGATATAATGGgaagcagtggctcagtggtatagcagggttgtccagtaaccggaaggttggtggttcaatcccaactcctccctagtcactgttgtcgGGCaggacactttacctgcagcaaggactaataaaggtttcaaatttaatttaatggcAGCTATGCCAATGTGGTGCTGACACAACAGCGGGCTAAAGCATCCTGGCTGGGTGGATACTCCAGGTACTGTGTTGTTTGGGTCTTTGATCCAAAACTCAAATGTACACCACTAACcgaagatgatttttttttccagccgtTTCTAAATCCATGCCTCAGTTCCACCAGATGATGGGTGACAGGCTGCGTGGCGTCCAACAGGGCTTGTCTTGGGCTGCTGCCAGAACACGCAGCGGGCAGTTCTTTCAATGTAAGCAGCACTAAATAAAAGAAACTCCTGCACATCTTCACTCAGACGTCTTCTGACATCACTGATGAATGACTCG
This sequence is a window from Parambassis ranga chromosome 17, fParRan2.1, whole genome shotgun sequence. Protein-coding genes within it:
- the LOC114449256 gene encoding cullin-3-like — translated: MTMDEKYVNNIWDLLKNAIQEIQRKNNSGLSFEELYRNAYTMVLHKHGEKLYTGLREVVTEHLINKVREDVLNSLNNNFLQTLNQAWNDHQTAMVMIRAILMYMDRVNVQQNNVENVYNLGLIIFRDQVVRYGCIRDHLRQTLLDMIAQGRKGEFVDRGAIRNACQMLMILGLDGRSVYEEDFEGPFLDMSAEFFQMESQKFLAENSASVYIKKVEARINEEIERVMHCLDKSTEEPIVKVVERELISKHMKTIVEMENSGLVHMHKNGKTEDLTCMYKLFSRVPNGLKTMCECMSAYLREQGKALVSEEGEGKNPVEYIQGLLDLKTRFDHFLLESFNNDRLFKQTIAGDFEYFLNLNSRSPEYLSLFIDDKLKKGVKGLTEQEVETILDKAMVLFRFMQEKDVFERYYKQHLGRRLLSNKSVSDDSEKNMISKLKTECGCQFTSKLEGMFRDMSISNTTMDEFRQHIQTTSASLSGVDLTVRVLTTGYWPTQSATPKCTIPPSPRHAFEVFSRFYLAKHTGRRLTLQHHMGGADLNATFYGDVKKEDGSEVGVGGAQVTGSNTRKHILQVSTFQMTILMLFNNREKCTFEEIQQETDIPERELVRALQSLACGKPTQRVLTKEPKSKEIENGHVFTVNDQFTSKLHRVKIQTVAAKQGESDPERKETRQKVDDDRKHDIEAAIVRIMKSRKKMQHDVLVAEVTQQLRARFLPSPVVIKKCIEGLIEREYLARTPEDRKVYTYVA